Sequence from the Catenuloplanes indicus genome:
CCTACCTGGCCGACCGCTACAAGCTGGAGCAGATCGGCATCTCCGGCATATCCACCGAGGACGAGCCGTCCCCGCAGCGCCTTGCCGAGGTCGCCGCGGAGGCGAAGGAGCACGGCGCCACCACGATCTTCTTCGAGACGCTGGTCAGCCCGAAGCTCGCCGAGACGATCGCGCAGGAGGTCGGCGCGAAGGCCGAGGTGCTGGACCCGCTGGAGGGCCTGGCCGACGGCGCGACCGGGGACTACTTCACCGTCATGAGGACGAATCTGGCGTCGCTGAAGACCGCACTAAGCTGCTCCTGATGGACATCGTCTCGGTTGCGCACGGGGTGGTCGGCTACGACGGCCGCCCCGTGCTCCGTGACGTCTCGCTGACGGTCTCCGCCGGTGAGGTCGTCGCGGTGCTCGGTGCGAACGGCTCCGGCAAGTCAACGTTGATCCGCACGATCCTCGGCCTGGTCCCGCTGTCCGGCGGGACCGTTTCGCTGTTCGGGACGCCGCAGCGGCGCTTCCGGCAGTGGCACCGGGTCGGTTACGTGCCGCAGCGCCTGGACGCCGGTGGCGGCGTGCCCGCGACCGTGGGCGAGGTGGTGGCGTCCGGACGGCTGGCCCGGCGCGGCATCCTCCGGCCGCCGGGTGCGGCCGACCGGGCAGCGGTCGCGGCCGCGCTCGAGTCCGTCGGGCTGACCGGCCGCGCCAAGGACCCGGTGGCCACGCTCTCCGGCGGGCAGCAGCAGCGCACGCTGATCGCCCGGGCGCTGGCCGGCGAGCCGGAACTGCTGGTGCTGGACGAGCCGACCGCGGGCGTGGACTCGGCCAGCCAGGTCGCGTTCGCGGACGCGCTCGCCGGGTTCCTGCACACCGGCGGCACCGTACTGCTGGTCGCGCACGAGCTGGGCCCGCTGCAACCGCTGATCCAGCGCGCGGTGGTGGTACACGACGGGCGGATCGCGTACGACGGGCCGGACCTCCCGGCACCGGCCGGGCACCACGCGGACGCCGGGCACGACCATCAGCACCAGCACTGCGCCGAGGATTCGAGCCTGGCGATCGTCCGGGGAGCGGTGGACGGGTGAACCTGTTCCAGTACGACTTCATGATCCGCGCGCTGATCGGCGCGCTGGTGATCGGTCTGACCGCGCCCGCGCTCGGCATCTACCTGGTGCAGCGCAAGCTGTCCCTGATCGGCGACGGCATCGGGCACGTGGCGCTGACCGGCGTCGGCGTCGGCCTGCTCACCGGCCAGTCGCCGGTGCTCACCGCCGTGCTCGTGGCCGCGATCGGCGCGATCGGCGTCGAGCTGGTCCGCGAGCGCGGCCGCACCTCCGGCGACCTGGCGCTGGCCGTGCTGTTCTACGGCGGCATCGCGGGCGGCGTCGTGCTGGTCGGCCTCTCTCCCACCGGCACCGGGAACAGCCTCACCGCGTACCTGTTCGGCAGCCTGACCACCACCTCGGCGAGCGACCTGACCGTGATCGTGGTGCTCGGCCTAGCGGTGCTGGTCACCATGGTCGCGCTGCGCCCGGCGCTGTTCGCGGTCTGCCACGACGAGGAGTACGCGCGCGTCTCCGGTCTCCCGGTCCGCGCGCTCAACCTGCTGCTCGCCGCGACCACCGCGGTCACCGTCACGATCGCGATGCGCGCGGTCGGGCTGCTGCTGGTCAGCGCGCTGATGGTGGTCCCGGTCGCGGCCGCGCAACAGATCACCCGCGGCTTCCGGGCCACGATGGCGCTCGCCATGCTGATCGGCGTGGCCTCGGCCGGCGCCGG
This genomic interval carries:
- a CDS encoding metal ABC transporter ATP-binding protein, coding for MDIVSVAHGVVGYDGRPVLRDVSLTVSAGEVVAVLGANGSGKSTLIRTILGLVPLSGGTVSLFGTPQRRFRQWHRVGYVPQRLDAGGGVPATVGEVVASGRLARRGILRPPGAADRAAVAAALESVGLTGRAKDPVATLSGGQQQRTLIARALAGEPELLVLDEPTAGVDSASQVAFADALAGFLHTGGTVLLVAHELGPLQPLIQRAVVVHDGRIAYDGPDLPAPAGHHADAGHDHQHQHCAEDSSLAIVRGAVDG
- a CDS encoding metal ABC transporter permease, with the protein product MNLFQYDFMIRALIGALVIGLTAPALGIYLVQRKLSLIGDGIGHVALTGVGVGLLTGQSPVLTAVLVAAIGAIGVELVRERGRTSGDLALAVLFYGGIAGGVVLVGLSPTGTGNSLTAYLFGSLTTTSASDLTVIVVLGLAVLVTMVALRPALFAVCHDEEYARVSGLPVRALNLLLAATTAVTVTIAMRAVGLLLVSALMVVPVAAAQQITRGFRATMALAMLIGVASAGAGVTLAGEANTALGATIVLLTITVFLGLAIGAGVWRLVRRRMIPAAPVSTPEPPDVVLNH